The following coding sequences lie in one Diceros bicornis minor isolate mBicDic1 chromosome 33, mDicBic1.mat.cur, whole genome shotgun sequence genomic window:
- the LOC131396634 gene encoding LOW QUALITY PROTEIN: small ribosomal subunit protein uS14-like (The sequence of the model RefSeq protein was modified relative to this genomic sequence to represent the inferred CDS: inserted 1 base in 1 codon; substituted 1 base at 1 genomic stop codon), translated as MTVAFCLIGSLKAKCIHQQLSWSHXRKFGXGSCSCHICSNQHGLIWKYGLSMCRQYTKAIGFIKLD; from the exons ATGACG GTAGCCTTTTGCCTCATTGGATCCTTGAAAGCAAAATGCATCCACCAGCAGCTCTCCTGGAGCC CAAGAAAATTCGGCTAGGGTTCTTGCTCTTGCCACATCTGCTCAAACCAGCACGGTCTGATCTGGAAATACGGTCTCAGTATGTGCCGCCAGTACACAAAGGCTATAGGCTTCATTAAGTTGGACTAA